The nucleotide sequence GGTAGTCGTAGTATGGACGCTATGACCCAATGAATACCAGTATCAATCTATCATAGTACGTCCTGGGAcgtcaaaaaaaaaaaaacgataTTCTATAAAGGAGTaattaatatcttcaaaattttatttttcataataaatcaagaaatcaaacatTTTCTAATCTTGAATTAGAACTGACGTAACGTATTAGAAGGTtaatgatttataatatagttatatttttttaactttatttttatatggATTTCCTCTCTCAGTTCTTCTCAATTCTTCTcctcaaaaataataataaatttttcCAATAACTAATTAACTATTCTAGTtagttatatatttattttataatattagttatacCTTTTAGAATCTATAACTACCTATTCAACTATCAGAATCTCCGACCCCTCTTCCCccccctcaaaaaaaaaaaacaaaaaaaacagTAATTTATACACTTATTACCAAGatagaataatagaataacATAACAGAAACAATCACATTACACATTACACATCTacataattaattaatttaatttaatccTCGATTTTCCTGAgaacatacctacctacacaTCCCACAAaaacctacctacccaccaaCACATCATCAACCAACCACCCCCCCCTCGGAGTCCGCATTGCACCGTCTCATTCCGCCCGTTACAATCCGAATGtaccatgccatgccatacAACATATGACATACGACATATGCCATTCAAGATATTCCAATAATCCAATGATCTAATAATCCAATGATCTAATAATCCAACCCAATAATCTAGTCCCATACTCCCGATCCAAGACATGCCTAGATATCAAGTCGCTATTCGCTATCATATCCTCGTGTTAGCATACAAGATCTCTCATAGTTATATGAACAACAAACACGATCCGGAATAAAATCATGATTTTATCGATATGATTATAAAAGTACACGAGTAACTAACTACCAACTAGTATGATATACATGCATTGAGCAATTGCAAACTACCGTATAACGCCTTGAACCCACAAGCGCCTCATCCATAAGGTATTACCGAATTATCATTACGCCTATAGACATGaatgtcaatatcaatatcaatctatcTCATCTACTTCCTCTTGCGCTTCAACTCCcaattgatatcttcatattcatctgCCAATTCATCCGGGATAACCGAATCTTCTTCCATAGCCCCAAAAGGTATTTCAGACTTAACTGGTTCCGTAACCAAGGCTTCCTctgaagagattgatttcTCGATCCCTTTATCGCCAAGAAGGAAGTCTCCAAAGTATTTGATAACATTGAAGACCTCTTCTCCAGTTGGAATAATGTTTTCTCTTGGAAGCAAGAATCCATAGCTTCCTGTATCTCTTAGCTTAATTTGATAACTATATCGAACTCGTAATTCGTGATAGAACCAATCGATAGCGGAACCACCTCCAGTTTCCATTCTGCTTGTCGATGAGTGACCGGGTGTCTTTGAAGAAACGGCACCTTCACAAGCTGAAGCAACAGTATATTGTTCGCCACTAGAGATTCGAATAGCCTTTGCAAGTCCCATACCAAGCTCTTCCAAATTTTCCAAACTAGGTGGATCGGCCAAgcaagaataagaataaggaTATAAAACTTGCTGAGAATATGAATGCAAATCCAGGAATCCAACAAAATGTACGTTATTGTTCTCAGTTTCATTCTTAGCCCATTCTGCAAATCGATGGGATTCCACAGCCTGGAAAGGAGCATCTCCTGGGTAACTTTCGGAACAAGGATTGCTTTGAGTCGCTGCACCCCATTCAAAGCCGAATCCACGGTCTAGATCAACACCACGACAGAATCGAAGATTAGTTTGTTGTCTATTCTTGCGCCATAAACGATCGTTCTCCCAAGTATACACATATCCATCCACATTGATGGTAGGAATGAGGACAAAATCGAATTCTTGTAGAAGCTTTGTGATAGCAGGCGATTTTCCATAAGAAGTAATCAAAGACCACGCAGCATATGTAACGGAGCTCACGGATATCCACTCTCGAGCATGAACTCCGCCGGATAAGATGATAGTTTGCCGTGGCTTGAGATTCTCCGAAGGTAGATTTGGAGATACGCCAATCCTTAAAGCTGGGATGTCGCGACCTTCGTAAGAAGTTCCAATGCTGATCATTCGAACGTGTGTGGAAAACATGGAAGACATAAGACGCATCCATGGTATGATGACGGATAGTGGTTGATAGTTTTGAAAGAATACATTGTCTGCCCCGTCGACGGTACTAGTTCTCAAAGCCGGGGTGAATGCTTTTTCAACATGTTTCGAGGGAAACGCTACATCAGCATATGCCGTCGATGGATACGATTGATAAATACTCTTTGCCAAATCAGGCATTAGACAAGAGTATGCAGTTTGTAGAGATTTCGGCAAAAGGCCAAGTAAGGAGGGAATCTTTTTCATCAGTTAGCACTTCAATAACAGTAAATGTCATTGTACGcacatcatcttctctcaaATGAATATCCGCCCAGTTACTTGTGAATTCCCAAACATCCAGGAAAAGGGTCTCTGCAGCTTCTGC is from Botrytis cinerea B05.10 chromosome 16, complete sequence and encodes:
- the Bcecm14 gene encoding Bcecm14, translating into MSQPHSTLSSFILLLSILLCVPYVVAAPWATDGHAHLSPVTPRYPPQEESGIKYRNVLPKLNWLRDTAIEKIFRLPPKVAKNPNVPGSVSRPAHVQLPATLLAKYGGDKVLRFNLTTPAEEQALAEAAETLFLDVWEFTSNWADIHLREDDIPSLLGLLPKSLQTAYSCLMPDLAKSIYQSYPSTAYADVAFPSKHVEKAFTPALRTSTVDGADNVFFQNYQPLSVIIPWMRLMSSMFSTHVRMISIGTSYEGRDIPALRIGVSPNLPSENLKPRQTIILSGGVHAREWISVSSVTYAAWSLITSYGKSPAITKLLQEFDFVLIPTINVDGYVYTWENDRLWRKNRQQTNLRFCRGVDLDRGFGFEWGAATQSNPCSESYPGDAPFQAVESHRFAEWAKNETENNNVHFVGFLDLHSYSQQVLYPYSYSCLADPPSLENLEELGMGLAKAIRISSGEQYTVASACEGAVSSKTPGHSSTSRMETGGGSAIDWFYHELRVRYSYQIKLRDTGSYGFLLPRENIIPTGEEVFNVIKYFGDFLLGDKGIEKSISSEEALVTEPVKSEIPFGAMEEDSVIPDELADEYEDINWELKRKRK